In one Phyllostomus discolor isolate MPI-MPIP mPhyDis1 chromosome 8, mPhyDis1.pri.v3, whole genome shotgun sequence genomic region, the following are encoded:
- the MGST2 gene encoding microsomal glutathione S-transferase 2 isoform X2, whose product MAENSILLAAVSVLSVCQQGYFAAQVGKARLKYKVTPPAVFGSPEFERIFRAHFCYLSGSGIHICPFPVFLGIFRSC is encoded by the exons ATGGCTGAGAATTCGATCTTGCTGGCTGCTGTGTCCGTCCTCTCCGTCTGTCAGCAAG GTTATTTTGCTGCGCAGGTAGGAAAAGCAAGATTGAAATACAAGGTCACGCCCCCGGCAGTCTTTGGGTCCCCGGAGTTTGAGAGAATATTTCGTGCACA ttttTGCTACTTGTCTGGGTCTGGTATACATATATGCCCGTTTCCAGTATTTCTGGGGATATTCAGAAGCTGCTAA
- the MGST2 gene encoding microsomal glutathione S-transferase 2 isoform X1, giving the protein MAENSILLAAVSVLSVCQQGYFAAQVGKARLKYKVTPPAVFGSPEFERIFRAQQNCVEFYPIFLLTLWMAGWYFNQVFATCLGLVYIYARFQYFWGYSEAAKKRIMGFRVSLGILALLTLLGTLGIANRFLDEYLDLNFAKKLRHS; this is encoded by the exons ATGGCTGAGAATTCGATCTTGCTGGCTGCTGTGTCCGTCCTCTCCGTCTGTCAGCAAG GTTATTTTGCTGCGCAGGTAGGAAAAGCAAGATTGAAATACAAGGTCACGCCCCCGGCAGTCTTTGGGTCCCCGGAGTTTGAGAGAATATTTCGTGCACA ACAAAACTGTGTGGAGTTTTACCCCATATTCTTACTGACACTGTGGATGGCCGGATGGTACTTCAACCAAG ttttTGCTACTTGTCTGGGTCTGGTATACATATATGCCCGTTTCCAGTATTTCTGGGGATATTCAGAAGCTGCTAAAAAAAG GATCATGGGCTTCCGAGTGAGCCTTGGGATTTTGGCCTTGTTGACCCTCCTCGGCACCTTGGGGATTGCAAACCGCTTTCTGGATGAGTACCTGGACCTCAATTTCGCCAAGAAACTGAGGCACTCCTAA